CTCTTTTCTTcctgatattaaattaatattttttatatcatttgataatattttgtagcttacataattgtgtttgctcgcaaatgaaaaaaaaaaaaaaaccgatacaaagtagatcgacgaaaaaatagtcaagtaactacgcgttatcaaagattactcaaaaagtagttatcagatctcaataaaatttatatgtgaccacatgacaaacatcagcttcaaaaattattaaaatcggtacacccagtaaaaagttattgcggattttcaagagtttccctcgacttctttgggatttcatcatcagatcctggtttccttatcatggtactaaactagggatatctgctttccaacaaaaaaaaaagaattatcaaaatcggtacatccagtagaaagttatgcggtataatacaacgtagttcgacgaaaaaagcgtcaagtaaaaacgcattattaggtacttataactcgaaaagcagttgttagatctcaaataaatttaaatgggaccaattgacacacaccacctttcaattaaaaaaaaatgtcgaaatcggtccacacggtcaaaagttctgatgtaacataaaaaaataacgtgtggcactcggggactgccgcggtaaagctattgcatagcattttgtatcaacttatgcaattataattatttatttattttatttatgcagtatttctttttctttgatattaatgcaagttacactttttgagcgtggtgaccgataagaaaacaatttttttttcttttattaaataaataaaaagttaatattgtttaaaatatttttattattttacaatacatgtgggttttattatcttacagtagctgttggttattcaggaatatttatcattgaaactataggttataactgaaataataaacataagtttgcgacttaacgcacgcacacaacgccgtgtcgaagactgccgaactgaaacgacgttagacgatgcacggccttcaagccacacctccgtgcccgtcggagtggggagcgtgaggtttttttcgttacggaatttctggattcggtccccgcgctcaaggcccgcgatagaagctatgcaatagcttaaaaaaaatacagtcgaattgaaaacctcctccttttttggaagttggctaaaaatataagtattcaCATTCACATCTGTAAACATATGTGAATTTTAGTGCTCaaattaacaattattctaTGCCCGTACCGTGACTAGATAGTTTTCTTTAGAGGGCAATCGATGCGATAGAACTTTCACATTTGTGTTCCTCGGGTCGTCGCACAGAGTACATTGTAATAGTAGGGTCGTCTTAATATGCAGCAAGAGCTCTTTTTTGTAGACTATgacgttattttaatattatttatctacactattgttgtaacattctacttatgtttccaatacttgacttataattactactgttatagcgcagacaacaaaacactcaatttaagcaatttcacatgatggtataatatccacatcgatatcgtaaaatctcattataacatcgcgcgcatgcgcgcagctgtgctctcattggttagattttaatggcggtaaaatcactgtgacaatacatgtacgcgtgaatttaatttaataaatttaaagttaaaaatggatagcgacgatgatatttgtacgcctccggatattctagaattggcaacaaaattaactcacaatcttttgccagaaaaatctagaaaattatatgaaaaagaatataataacttattccgactccgtctacgagctctactgcttgccccgcgaccgctacagctgctggatcaataattaacattaactttcaaaattgtaccatccaaaatttgaacaattattataaataaactattgtcagcttttactcttgttgtttgattaattgcattagtgaagataaagtagtgtatgcaactgcatataacacgggtattaaaacactcgttactattatctcacactcgtgttttaatacccttcattatatgacagttgcataaactactattttaaAACTGTCGTGCATAATCAATCAAGAAAATTACTAGGGATCCACAAACGGGTGCATGGGAACAATCCGAACAGTAGTTTGCGAAACGATTTCTGTCccattataattgtgtttgctagcaaatgaaaaaaaccgatttcaattgtatcgacaagtaatacaacgtaagtagacgaaaaaaaattacaaacgcactagtcgccactacgattttcaatggtttccttcgatttctccgGGATGCCATAATCAGGTTCAGGTTCAGGTTTCCTTAACCacctgcccgcctgcccagcgtggtgactaggggCCACACACATGAGTTCCCGCCATATTTAgagcgaacttgtggagccctatgtccagcagtggactgcgataggcttaaatgatgatgatgatgatgatgtgtacAAAAGGTTAAGACACaaaacaaagaaagaaagacaagggtaataaatttattttatttcatataaaattaaaatcttatttttgtATCCTACTTATTTTCTAaacgttaataaaatttttacaattatcaggtatatttttgtacaaattcaaTGAGCAAAAATATAGATGCCAGCAGAAGTAATGATCATTTTGTTTACAGAATAAGAAACTGACAAgtaattttgaaattggaaaAGAGGTTCAAGTGATTTTTACAAATTCTTGCATTTAAGAGAAAGGTTGCAATTACAAagtttataactaaaaattttattcttaataaaataatcgtaTCATATACTAGGtcaatttactatttttattcttgttaatcttaagataaaaaatatatatcaaaaataagaaTCAAGTAAAATATTCactttacaagaaaaaataagtCTATACTATAGGTACTACTATAATGTAGTagagttaaaaatttaaaacagatattttataaaaataatgaaacttcATGAGATTGGCCATTTGCCAtagtttttagtattaaatactTGAAAACTTTTAAGTTCCAAATTAATGTCACtcgtttttgtttgtttaggTGTGTTATGCTGTGTGTTTATGGCAGTAAACaattagccaccccctctcttccagtgggtgtcgtaaaaggcgactaacggatgacagttccactaccaccttggaacttaagaagccaactgatgacgggataaccattcaaccgCTGGCTTTCCAATATACAGGgctaagacgggcagcaacatcttcggtgcgacaaagccaggcctgcggtcaccaacctgcctgcctagcatgtgactatgggcaaaacacttgagttTTGTTGAGTTTGGGGGGCCTATGTCGAGCAGttgattgcgataggctgaagtttgtttaggataaaaatattaactttgtgCTAGGATTCAGACTAATTTACATGTGTGATAAAAATTAATGCGATGAAATCTACAGTTGTGTGATGTTTGAGACTGTCCACCAATCAATACTAAAAACATTGAACACATAAACCATTCGCTCCAGCCAGAGCTCGTGAAGAGGGCCAGGGGAAGAGTTTGCAATGAGCTTGCAATTTTGATAGATATAATACATTGGTTGAaaccaatatttattatactagtaactaataatattagtatctaTAGGACCATTTTTACCATTTACTGATAGTTTACCTCGCTGGTAAGTTACTGATAGAGTATCAGGGACTATATCAGCTGGTGGCCGTTGTaagtatattataacaaataaaacactTCTTTTGGTTAAATATCTGACAGATAAAATGGAGTTAACCAAAGACTGTTATCTGTGATTGATTGAGTTGGCATCGTTAGTCTAATTTCGGTACTTGaggcataaaataaactagCTAACTGTATGAAATCGGAAGAAAGGAGGCTATATGAGCTGTGTGAAgtcaattattttatcatttttttagcATTGGTAGTCAAACCTTAAGGAGTTTGGACTATAAATGGTACATCTTTGTACCATATAATTtggaatatgaaaaaaatatttgtgatgaTTATGCATTACAGTTTTTTCCGCAATGGCTTCAGCTCTTCAGGTCACTGACATTTGAAGTTTGTTAAGTATGTATAATGAATCGCCttatactgaaataaatatttttattcatttcagcTCAATTGCGACCAAAAAAGTGTCCATCCAAATAGAGGTAggcaaaaaattaaacattttcgcccaattctttttttaataacttcattttaagtaaaaaatgatCTTTTTCTTGTTTATGCATGTAATCCTTGTGCTCTAATTCTTTTTCTAAAAGTTTTCgttgaattaatttttgttctaattcctctgctaatatttttttttggagatttgcaatttcaattttttcctCAGTTAGTTTATCAAATGGACTTTTTtctcttaatttaatttctttttctattttatatatactatcCTTGTGTTCCATCTCCTCTTCTAAAATTTTcctttgaataattttttgttctaattcttctgttaatatttttttttgaattttggcaatttcaattttttcttcAGTTAGTTTATCGTTTGGCCTTTTGTCTTTAATTCCATCtataacaaaaagaaaagcATATATGCATTGTACATTGCATAAtggttaaacaaaaattatctttaaatatacaTGCCGGATCATCATTTAACCTCTCACGTCCCGCTAACGCAAAATGTCAAAGTTCACTGCATCCCGAGGTCCGCGCGCCGTCGACAACCGATATGCACGATATCGCGTCCACGGGCGTTAATAGTAGCAAACTGTGCCATATACAGgttgatatttttttgcatACATAACTACGAGTAGGTAGGTTAAGAGTAAAATCATAAATGAACTGCATGGATTTTGGTATTTTGTATGTAGGTAGATCATGACACTATTTATCCAAGAAAATATTCCTGTGATATAATTCCCTAGTTTTTGCCCCGGCCTCGCTTGCTAAGTCTTACCTGTATAGGGACAAcgaaaacaacttttttaaacttagtagttttattcaaattaaaaaataatcttacataatacacaaacaaactacataataaacttacatcTAAAGGTTATTGAGTGTATGGTAGTCTATCCAGCACTGCCCAATGCATAACGGAGCACGGCATTTCTGACACATAACCGTCACTTGGGTGCGGACCTGACGCGCTGTGCATCGCACGCAACGTCGTCGTATGTGCTGTGTAGGTTTCCCACGGATCGTTTCTGTGTGTACCGGATAATGGTCCGAAGCATTATCCAGCCGGACTAAAGCCGATGGCATTTGCCGTATTGGGTGTGCTGGCTCGGCCCTGGGGAACCGCTTGCACAATCCATCTGCTAAAGCATAGCGGAACTGCCTGTGCGTTAAAGTGGATGTGGTTGGATGTTTCTGGTACATTATAAAAGTGTTCAGAATACTGATGTTAAGCAGTCTTCTGAACACTTTTATGTACCACTTCAGTCCCCTTTTCCTTTCTAACAAGTACATGGATAGCTTCTGATCCTTAAGATCGACACCGCCCATGTACTTGTTGTATTCAGAAATGGAGACTGGCTTGTTTATATCCTCTCCTGCACGCCTGCCGGCTACAAGTTGATCATCATGGTAAGTTGAAATTGTGGCTACTAGTTTAACGTCTTTCCAGACTGTGAGACTTATGTCACCGCAATGACAACTCACCACATGACCACGCACCACATCCTCTCTAACATTTTTGATGAGAGCGGGGACATGGCGACGCCGCCTGTTCAACGTTCCAATGAGGTCTGTGCCGCGTTGATTCAAATACCTGGTAAGGGGTAACTGGTTATACCAGTTATCCATTACCAGGCAGTGACCAGCATCCAGGAACCCCTCCATAAGTTTCAGCACTACTTTTTCAGTAGGGGCTCCAAACCCATCGATGGGTCCCTCGTGCATAGAGGAATTCTTCCCGGCATATATGATGCACCTAAGCATATATCCAGTCGTTGCTTCGCAAATTTCGAAACTTTTAATTCCGAACCGAGCCGCCTTAGTGCGTATGCACTGTACCCAGCTAAGGCGGCCCTTCCACAAAATCAACGACTCGTCTATGCTTAGGTGCTTATTTGGCGTATATAAGGTGCAAAACTTTTCATTACAGTGTTCAAGAATTGGGGTTATTTTTGCCACCTTTCTATCGTAACTCCGCGTGTTGTTTGACATGTGATCGTTATTCACAAAATGGAGGAAACGAGTAATCATTTGGAACCTGTTCCTGGACATAAGGAGTCGAAAGTCAGGCATATCCAAGATGTTGGTTGCCCAGTACTCAGGTATATGCCCTCGAGGATTGAGTGACATATACATGAGTACTGCGAAATATCTGTACATCTCTGGCACATTCGTCTCAACCCAAGTGTCCAGGTTCGCGCTGATATTACCGCTTTCAGAAAGCTTCGCGATGGTCTGCCAGGCATACTTATTCGTCTCCTTGACAATGTGATCCATAATGGTCGAATCCCATACAAGCATAAAGAGCTCGAAAGGCACTTGTGTGCCGGCACTATCAGACAGCCCGGGCGTTCTCTGATATTCCATTTCTTGCCCATGAAACGTCGAATAATCTTGGCTCCAATCGAAACTAACGGGCATATCACCCCCACCAACTTCTCTGCTGGGCTCAGCTTCCTCGGCCTCCACCACTGCTTGTGCAGATTCGAGTTCGCGGAGTTCTCTCACTACCGCTCTCATCCCTGCATAATCTTCAAATTCATTCTCGTCGTCGTCGTCGGTACCAATTTCTACTTCGCTGCCAGAATCTTGCAGGTAGTCAAACGATATCGAAATCCGACGACGACGTTGAGGGCGGCGGGTAAGCCTGCGAGGGCGGAGGTTTCTATTGGATGGGGTAGACGGCACTACCGGCGTAGACGGCATTGCTGGCGTAGACGGCATTGCTGGCGTATTGGCAACGGTCGGTGTCACCGCAGGATTCCAAGTCTAaggaaataatgaaataattggaATATAGTTAGGAAAACTGACCATAAAACTTAACTCTAATAGATGTAAATATTGACACTTACTACCACTCTGTCTTCAACCCGTTCACCTAAGAATGGGCTCGCGATAATATTTATGTGACCGCCAGGTGTTTGACACACATTATATATGGGAAAAAGCTGGCGAGGCGCGTCGTCGGTAGGCTCTGGGGCGGACATCGCGATGGGAGCGTTCACAGGAGCCGTGCGTTCTTCGTCGTCTCTTAGTTCCATCTtagaaaaaacaataaagcaTATTACCACACTAGCTgtgtcccgcggtttcacccccGTAAGTCCCGATCCCGTTTGAATATCGGGATAAAAGGTACCCTTTATGTTATTCCTGGTCTCCAGCTATCTACATACCGAGTTTCATCGCAATCGGTTCAGCGGTTATTGTGTGGaggagtaacaaacatacacatacacacacacgcacacacaaactttcggatttataatattagtaaagataatACTTCCATACGTGTGTTTCCTGTCACTTTGTATAGAATAAAGTTAACACAATATAAGTGTTTAGAATAATTTACCTActgatagtaataaaaatagaaattactGTAAAGTTCATTTTTCTCTTCCTTCGTATAACGAAGACTCGAACAAAAATGCATAGTCGAGAACATCCTGTATGCAATTAGTGTAAACAACAAAATGGCGGCCATTGTTTTTTCGAGCACACAGATTCAAACTTCAAAATGGATTATATAGCTcatttacactttatttatacatattttgactttaaataataactacaatAACTTATTTCATTAGTAAATAAAGTTACTTACCGATTCATCCATATTTCACACAAAACACACGAAAAAACTGCACTACGACGTCACTTGTTTCGATGATAAAAAACGACTAATTTCAACTGTTCAGAATTTTGAACTTGCAATACGGGATGAGTGTGATACATCAATGGGAAGCTTGTATTCTTACCTGTTCATACATGTAAAATACAAGCGAAAATATACCTTCTGCTGACAGAAATTAAGCAGAAACTCGCATGAAGTCATAGGACTCGATATCGCGACTTTGGGACGCAGAGAACACTTTTCAGCCGACCGGATATCGCGTCATCGGGACGTGAgaggttaaaataatataacaatgtaatataaactatataacatgtacgattttatttttgtgttacccacacattaggaattctaaacattttttgaatatcatatcaaaaattgaatgattgaatttttgatatgatattcaaaaaactaTATAACAATTCGAGCAGTACTGTGtacttctaaatatttattttactttaaaatgttatgccaagaattaaattaaaaaaagtattttttttcaaattatttaaagtttttaaatggtattaaaatgtacatttattataataatgtattatcATGCGAATAATGTCTTTAACccttacattttatttgttccTCTTGTGGTGATACTATAAATACTTTTCTAGTAGGTTCACATTGCTCAGTATTGTCAATATTAGAACTACAATCTGAAATAAAAGAATTGTAAGTTATTAGGTACATTCTACttcctataatttattttatagaaaactaCAAATATCTCTTACCTTCTTTTAAAATTTGCTCGAAGGCCATAGCAGGTTGTATGATATCAGAAGACGgagaatctaaaaaaataatttaatcagttattaattaatacgGCAAACGTAAGAGAAAAACAGTAAATGCATAAAATTTACGTACTTGACCTAACAGAATCTGAATCAAAACAACTTCCATTTTCTTTGACTTGGAGAAGCATCATTTCTTTAACTTTCTGCTCTACAGGTGTGAGTGCAGAGGAATCGTTAACTGCTGCACTTTTTCTTCTGGCGTCTCTTTTGATAGCTTCGTACTTTTGTTTAAGGTGTTTGTGATCACGAAACACTTTTTGAGatgaattattgaattttttctcAATTTCTTTCCAGGCTCTTTCTTTATTTTGCCAAGTGATAGcgttacttgttttattttctataattagtTTTCTTGCTTCAACAAGCGAAATAAGAAGGTCCGTTTCTTCTTGCGAGAAATTTGCATTTCTTTCACgcttttgtgtttttgtttCAAAGCTGtccattttaaataacataacacAAATACACCACTATTAATGACAACTTGAACAACTTAATATAACGGGAATATCACAGCACGATAACGATTATCAAAAACAACTATATAACaacataacaaaattaaagttcaattatattttttagttaacaGATCATTTGAACCGGTTTCTGATAAACTTTTCGATACTTATCTAATAGCTAATACGCTATCTTATCTACAATTGTTATCTGGCATATACAACGCTAACTAACGGGCGGATAAGTTTAATGCTTCATACATTTTACACAGTGACAGCATTGCTTTTTTGCGTTTCGATATTCGattcaaaatattgaaatacaaaagtaatgttgaaaactttaaaataataattgtttatttcgaaataatatatgtaaaataagttTGTTATAATATGAAATGAAATCATTCATTGTTTTGAGAGGTGAATTTGTTAATATAGTagtaaaatttgattaataCAAGTTTTCATTTCACGTTTGCTTTAACAGTGTACAAGAGTAATAACCAAACGCACGTGAataattttttccaattttagGCCCAGTGCATATAGATGACTACCTTGACTGGTGTCACTACTTTTGCATATTTATCTTAATACGAAAGGTTCTAAgtgaaatgtaaattttttatatgctaatatatatttatgtaaggttaaaagtattttaaatgtttatgttGGCAATGTTGGGGGTCTACATAGGGTAGGTACGTCAggaataatttagtattaatagCTTCCAATAAActcatgaaataaattaatgaaagtgTTGCTCCGGTTCAATTAAATCTCTAACACGTCTGTTAACTATAGGAAATGCATGCGCTGATTTTCAATAATCTAAAGTCCACATCCATTTTTATTGACCGGAAAACTTTCAAATCCATGTCAacaacaattgtgtttgctcgcaaacgaaaaaagaactgacttcaattacaaaactagttatcagatctcgatcaaatttaaataggaccacaatACAAGCATTGTATTTCAACTAAAACaagaataatcgaaatcgatccatccagtaaaaagttccgatgtatgttacaaatattgttttgaatatttattaaatttatactattgcaacacttttgtaaaaatatatgtgttataaatattgttttgaatatttattaaatttatgctattgcaacatttttaaaaatatatgggtacctattattttgtgggtagaaataatattgaaaagaaaaaatatggtCTGGGGAGGGTAAAATGTTATTAGAGACAAGACGAATGTTGAATGAGTAGTGTAAgatttttttctgttaaaaaagaaaaaatattattttgaacaaaAAGTGGTAATTGATATCTAAGTATTATTTGCAAATACTTCAAACGCTAACAGATCAGAAGTGGTAAGACCGCGCAAGAGAAATAAAAGAGGTATGTGTAGAGGTAGTTTTACTATATAATGGGTAGttaaaatcttttgttttattacttacaCTATGTATTACACTACATTAGTTTGATAGTTTTGTACAGCTATGacaaaactatattatattttacaatttaaaagatatttatttcagtattgaataattttattttgaaatatttataagtggaatgaaaaacaaattatttactaaGCTATCCCTAAACTTTGCGGCTATGCTCGAAAATGGTATCAGGGACAAAGTACATTAAACTTAAGCTGGCGTCAATGGCAATGTAagattataaaaacttttctgATGACAGAAATTATGCGAATCGATTGTATGAAATACTTGAACGAAAGAATGAGTGGGAAGAATCTTTAGAAGAATATTTCCATGATAAAATGAGACTCGTAAAAATGTGTGGCATAAACGGTAGGAACGCTGTAGACTGCATAGTTCACGATATATTCTATAGTAACATAAGACTAAATGCCCAGGGATCTAGCGTTAGAAAACGTTTGAGACGTATATCGAAGAAAACTGCAGGGAATATGAGAAAACTACTAGTAGTTACTatcagaaaataaatatactttacaaaataacaaagagAGTAATATATATAGACCAAGTACATATAATAAGCCAACTGGCATTTTTTCCAGAAACCGACATAAATTAGTACGTTGTTACAATTGTTCTGATGTCGGCCACACGGATCAAAGTTGCTCAAAACCAATTAAATGGTGTGAGAAGTGTTCTAGTCTAGGACATGACAGTCACAAATGTCAACAAGAAAATAGAAATCAGAcaaataattctaaatattcAGCGGAGTTTAAGAACGATGTGTAAGGGGTAttacaaataactaaaaaagaTAAAGCAAATTACAAGTACTTCAAAACTATTGGATTAAATGATACCTTGAGATCAGCGTATGTTGATTTCGGAACTTAATGTACCCTTATAAAAGAGAACGCAGCTTCTGAAAGCAGTTTGATACTTCACGAGTTGAAGAGTGGTCTCCCGGTTATTTAAAGGATTTGCCCTAGGTTGCGTCTTACCTTTTAGAAAAGTTTAGGTATCTATTGAAATAGATGGTGTAAAAGCTAATATAGATGCACATGTAGTGCCTGATGATTTATTAAATACGGATGTTCTTATTGGTCAGTCACTCACGGAATTATCGACAGTAACTACACTTAAAACTAGTTCTAAATTAACCTTATATTGCGATAATTCCAAAACAGATCGTATTAATCTGTATTCAAATAGTGCTAGCGTTGATGGTTTAGTCTGACTGTACACAGTGAAGACAAATATACtggaaatttgtttatttctgGGAACGTATGTTTCCAGAATTGTCATGAATATATTACATTTCACGgtatcttttattttgaaaaaggaATTGGTCAAGGTATCCTTAACAGCTTATCAGAAAATGTATTACATTTTGATAAAGGTAAAATTATAGCGCGTGGTGTTAAATTACCCGAAAGACTacaaaagttaatgttaataatataaatttgtcaGAACACtgtcctggggggattggggattgggtcggcaacgcgcttgcgatgcttctggtgttgcaggtgtctataagctacggtaatcgcttaccatcaggtgagccgtacgcttgtttgccgacctagtgacataaaaaaaaacacacaaaatgACTAcagatgatgatgaaaatgatACAGAAATTTGAATGACAATGGATATGCTAAATATAGGCCTTAAAGTGTGTGATGAACAGAAATGTAAACTactagatttattaaataagtatcgAGACTGCTTCACCTTCAACATGAAAGAGTTAGGTTCGACAAATATTAGTGTAATGACTATACGCCTTAATGATGAGAATCCAGTGACGTATAAGCCGTATCGTCTTCCCTATAGCGAAAGAGCTATTGTTCGAGAGATGGTGGGTGAATTACtagcaaataatataattaaggaGTCACATTCAGCCTACGCGAGTCCTAAAGTTCTTGTTCGTAAAAAGACAAATGAACACCGCCTTTGCGTGGATTATCagtctttaaataaaatgactATAAAGGACAGTTATCCGATGCTCCCCATTGATGATCAGCTGGACCGCTTAAGTGGAAAATCATATTTCACTAGCTTAGATTTGGCATCGGGGTATTACCAAATACCGATTAATGAATCATCACAACACATTACGCCTTTTGTAACGCCAGATGGACACAACTAATATATAAGCCACTAATAGATAATGCCTTTTAGTCTTGTAAACGCTCCTGCCGtccaaaatatgataaataaggCTTTAGGTAACAGAAGATTTGAACTCGCCATCCCGTATTTGGATGACTTGTTGTCCGCGGGTAAAGATTTTAATAACGCATTTCATAAGCTGACAGAAATATTAGTTACTGGAAAATGCCGGGTCAACTTTAAATCTT
The nucleotide sequence above comes from Melitaea cinxia chromosome 11, ilMelCinx1.1, whole genome shotgun sequence. Encoded proteins:
- the LOC123657751 gene encoding myb/SANT-like DNA-binding domain-containing protein 4, yielding MLFKMDSFETKTQKRERNANFSQEETDLLISLVEARKLIIENKTSNAITWQNKERAWKEIEKKFNNSSQKVFRDHKHLKQKYEAIKRDARRKSAAVNDSSALTPVEQKVKEMMLLQVKENGSCFDSDSVRSNSPSSDIIQPAMAFEQILKEDCSSNIDNTEQCEPTRKVFIVSPQEEQIKYGIKDKRPNDKLTEEKIEIAKIQKKILTEELEQKIIQRKILEEEMEHKDSIYKIEKEIKLREKSPFDKLTEEKIEIANLQKKILAEELEQKLIQRKLLEKELEHKDYMHKQEKDHFLLKMKLLKKELGENV